Part of the Spinacia oleracea cultivar Varoflay chromosome 5, BTI_SOV_V1, whole genome shotgun sequence genome, GAATTATACTATAATACAAACTACTAATATCCTAATGTTGATAGAGTCACCGTATTAGTGAGTTAGCTTTACATATTTGAGTTAGGAATAGATACTTAGTTTGTACTATATATTTAACTTTGAGATATGAGAATAACAGAGTTTTGAGCTATATTTGACAATGTCCCATGTTCTTAATGCCAAGATCTTGTAAAAGTTGTTGTAGCCACATTACTTCACACACAGTTAGAGCCATGGCcctatactcagcttcagcaCTGCTTCTAGACACAACACTCCGTCTTTTTGATTTCCAGGGTATAGGAGATTCACCCAATAGAATGCAGAAACCTGAAGTGGACCTTCTTGTAGTCTGACATCTTGCCCAGTCACTATCACAGAATGCTGTTAGATGAGCACTGGACTTGCTAGCAAGCAAGAGCCCTTGACCAGGTGCACCTGATAGATATCTAAGAACCCTTTTGGCAGCTTGAAGGTGAATAGATGTTGGAGCATGCATGAATTTTCTTAGAACATGCACAGCGTAAGCAATATCAGGCCTGGTAATTGTAAGATAGATGAGCTTCCCAACCAATTGTTGATACACTTCAGGGTGAGGAAGAGATTCACCAACATCAGCAGCAAGTTTTTGATGGTTAGCTTTATAGTGAGACAACCCATATTCTTCCAAAAGATCAAGTGTGTACTTCTTTTGTGACAGAAAGATTCCATCTTCTGTTCTGTCAACTTCTATTCCCAGAAAACATCTCAGCTCTCCCATGT contains:
- the LOC110786019 gene encoding uncharacterized mitochondrial protein AtMg00810-like — translated: MITETQKTKKVCKLLKSLYGLKQAPRQWFAKLSSALKTHGFTQSKSDYYLFTKEAESDLTIILVYVDDLIVAGTNLTEINAAKAFLSSQFHMKDMGELRCFLGIEVDRTEDGIFLSQKKYTLDLLEEYGLSHYKANHQKLAADVGESLPHPEVYQQLVGKLIYLTITRPDIAYAVHVLRKFMHAPTSIHLQAAKRVLRYLSGAPGQGLLLASKSSAHLTAFCDSDWARCQTTRRSTSGFCILLGESPIPWKSKRRSVVSRSSAEAEYRAMALTVCEVMWLQQLLQDLGIKNMGHCQI